One Brevibacillus choshinensis genomic window carries:
- a CDS encoding M20 family metallopeptidase, translating into MNQVISFVDEQEVVRLTQELVRIDSVYRPELPGANEERVALFVADYLRNMGMQVFYEEVVPGRPNVIAIYDSGRPGKTLLFEAHTDVVTEGDRDAWSYDPFGASISKGRIYGRGSCDTKGNLAAAICAVKAIQRSKQAFTGKILLCIPCDEEGMMIGIKDFIRRGWANNVDAAIICEPEENQLCITQKGAMRAILRTYGKMAHGAMPLTGINPNTRMARAIVALEELERKEMARLGQHPMLGWPSITPTILQAPVKGDAQINVVPDQCMTTLDIRTVPGQDHDELHREMTAILEELGRHDDKFKATLEVIEERPWTLTGMEEEVVQAVASSYQEITKKEPIYNGVPGATDGTFLHKAGIPILTTGAGDRHIPHHADEYVDIDQLVESTQLFALSALTFLTQPVRA; encoded by the coding sequence ATGAACCAAGTAATTTCCTTTGTCGATGAGCAGGAGGTAGTACGTCTGACCCAGGAGCTGGTGCGTATCGACAGCGTGTACCGTCCTGAACTGCCAGGAGCGAATGAAGAGCGGGTAGCCCTTTTTGTAGCCGATTACCTGCGCAATATGGGGATGCAGGTATTTTACGAAGAGGTGGTGCCTGGGCGGCCAAACGTGATTGCCATTTACGATTCGGGCAGACCGGGAAAAACGCTTTTGTTCGAGGCTCACACCGATGTGGTTACCGAGGGAGACAGGGATGCCTGGAGCTATGATCCGTTTGGAGCGAGCATTTCCAAAGGCCGGATCTACGGCAGAGGATCCTGCGATACCAAGGGAAATCTCGCGGCAGCCATTTGCGCGGTCAAGGCGATCCAACGCTCCAAGCAGGCGTTCACGGGCAAAATTCTTTTATGCATCCCTTGTGACGAGGAAGGCATGATGATTGGTATCAAAGATTTCATTCGCCGCGGCTGGGCCAACAACGTGGATGCGGCAATTATTTGCGAGCCGGAAGAAAATCAATTGTGCATCACCCAAAAAGGAGCAATGCGCGCAATCCTGCGAACCTATGGGAAAATGGCGCATGGGGCTATGCCGCTGACAGGGATCAATCCGAATACGCGGATGGCCAGAGCGATCGTCGCACTGGAGGAGCTGGAGCGCAAGGAAATGGCCCGTCTGGGACAGCATCCGATGCTTGGGTGGCCGAGCATCACGCCGACGATTCTGCAAGCTCCAGTCAAAGGAGATGCGCAGATCAACGTGGTTCCGGATCAGTGCATGACGACCCTCGATATTCGCACGGTACCCGGCCAGGACCATGATGAACTCCATCGAGAGATGACTGCGATTCTGGAAGAGCTGGGCCGCCATGACGACAAGTTCAAGGCCACGCTGGAAGTGATCGAGGAGCGTCCTTGGACACTGACAGGGATGGAGGAGGAGGTCGTGCAGGCTGTGGCAAGCTCTTACCAGGAGATCACCAAAAAGGAGCCAATCTACAATGGCGTTCCTGGCGCGACTGACGGCACGTTTTTGCATAAGGCAGGAATTCCGATCTTGACGACTGGGGCAGGTGATCGTCACATTCCGCACCATGCCGATGAGTATGTCGATATTGACCAGCTAGTGGAATCGACCCAGCTGTTCGCTTTGTCTGCGTTGACCTTTTTGACCCAGCCGGTTCGTGCATAA
- a CDS encoding M3 family oligoendopeptidase, protein MNMRWDLDVLYTSFDSPECQQDWDKLCREMEQVKSWAGEQLQTQENPIAKIEGYITKMTSILQTQTRLYSYAELTASVDAKNERALQLVERIQNQSVELVEPNVQFQKWLGEISNLDELIAQSELLETHRYMLTELSEKSKYMLSEKEEIILAKMKNTGSNAWTKLQEMLTSTLLVDVTIDGEAKQLPLPVVRNLAYEKDAQLRKHAYEAELASYKRIDEACAASLNGIKGEVITVAKLRGYENALDKTLRDSRMDKETLDAMLTAIRESLPVFHKYYSTKAKLLGHANGKLPFYDMFAPVGEANMRFSYQEARDFIVKHFGSFSEKLANYAARAFDNRWIDAETREGKRGGAFCANLHVVGESRIMANYTGSYNDVSTLAHELGHGYHGDCLVNEAFYNSDYPMPIAETASILCETIIANAALAQATPEEAFAILENDISGSGQVIVDIYSRFLFESALFERRENGSLSVNELKELMLQSQKAAYGEGLDADALHPYMWVCKPHYYSADYNYYNFPYAFGLLFAKGLYAVYLERKEAFVEQYDQLLSVTGKMSIADVAAIMDVDVRSVDFWRNSLSLIAKDIDTFVELASKR, encoded by the coding sequence GTGAATATGCGCTGGGATTTGGATGTTCTGTACACATCTTTTGATTCGCCAGAATGTCAACAAGATTGGGATAAATTGTGCCGTGAGATGGAACAGGTAAAAAGCTGGGCCGGGGAGCAGCTGCAAACGCAAGAAAACCCCATTGCCAAGATCGAAGGGTACATCACCAAGATGACTTCCATCTTGCAAACACAGACTCGCCTGTACAGTTATGCGGAGCTTACAGCAAGCGTCGACGCGAAAAATGAAAGAGCGCTGCAGTTGGTTGAGCGGATCCAGAATCAGTCTGTCGAGCTTGTCGAACCGAACGTGCAATTTCAAAAGTGGCTGGGCGAGATCAGCAATCTGGACGAATTGATCGCGCAATCCGAGCTGCTGGAAACCCACCGTTATATGCTGACAGAGCTGTCTGAGAAGAGCAAATATATGCTCAGTGAAAAAGAAGAGATCATTCTCGCCAAAATGAAGAATACAGGCTCCAATGCCTGGACCAAACTGCAAGAAATGCTGACCTCCACATTGCTGGTGGATGTGACGATCGATGGCGAGGCAAAACAGCTGCCTCTGCCTGTCGTTCGCAATCTGGCGTATGAAAAGGATGCCCAGCTGCGAAAACATGCATACGAAGCAGAGCTGGCTTCCTACAAGAGGATCGATGAAGCCTGCGCTGCAAGCTTGAACGGGATCAAAGGGGAAGTGATTACGGTAGCCAAGCTGCGCGGCTACGAAAATGCACTGGACAAGACTTTGAGGGACTCCCGCATGGACAAAGAGACGCTGGATGCCATGCTGACAGCGATCCGCGAGAGCCTGCCCGTGTTCCACAAGTACTACAGCACCAAAGCGAAATTGCTCGGCCATGCGAATGGCAAGCTGCCGTTTTACGACATGTTCGCTCCGGTAGGTGAGGCAAACATGCGCTTCAGCTACCAGGAAGCACGCGATTTTATCGTGAAACATTTCGGAAGCTTCAGTGAAAAGCTGGCGAACTACGCGGCGCGTGCATTTGACAATCGATGGATCGATGCGGAAACCCGTGAAGGCAAAAGGGGAGGGGCTTTTTGCGCCAACCTGCACGTTGTAGGAGAGAGCCGCATCATGGCGAATTATACGGGCAGCTACAATGACGTGAGCACGTTGGCCCATGAGCTCGGTCACGGCTATCATGGGGATTGCCTGGTGAACGAAGCCTTTTACAACAGTGATTATCCGATGCCGATCGCGGAAACGGCATCCATCCTGTGCGAAACCATCATCGCCAATGCAGCGCTTGCGCAAGCGACGCCGGAAGAAGCTTTCGCCATTCTGGAGAACGACATTTCCGGTTCCGGCCAAGTCATTGTCGACATTTACAGCCGCTTCCTGTTTGAGTCGGCGCTGTTCGAACGCCGTGAAAATGGCTCGCTTTCCGTCAACGAGCTGAAAGAACTGATGCTGCAGTCGCAAAAAGCCGCGTATGGAGAAGGCCTCGACGCAGATGCTTTGCACCCGTATATGTGGGTGTGCAAGCCGCATTACTACAGTGCGGATTACAATTACTACAACTTCCCTTACGCATTCGGTCTGCTGTTTGCAAAAGGATTATACGCAGTATACCTCGAGCGGAAAGAAGCGTTTGTGGAGCAGTATGATCAATTGCTTTCCGTCACCGGTAAAATGAGCATCGCGGATGTAGCTGCAATCATGGATGTGGATGTGCGTTCGGTTGATTTCTGGCGCAACTCACTGTCTTTGATCGCCAAGGATATCGATACGTTTGTGGAGCTTGCTTCCAAGCGATAA
- a CDS encoding C40 family peptidase, whose translation MKHTSRLITFLALFTLLPTAAHAASPVYVVSAGDTLSKIAREHQTTVGQLMQVNQLNTDRLAIGQTLSLAGIGSPSAGAVDAPPDLVAPPKQEDAGEKPELSDHKARITGDVVNVRRSPSLEGKILGKLHYGDTVEIVEPGDEWTKIKYEDEKRAYVSSEYLSTAATSDLPDFSGDVDKASLQRLESVISPLLKTPYVLGGTTTSGFDCSGFTSYVFNKLGVTLPRTSEEQFQSGKKISLEDAQPGDLLFYDALGKGRVSHVAIYMGNGMIVHANGDDVRFGKVEYMHKLYPFYGVKRYLDFQ comes from the coding sequence ATGAAACATACTTCGAGGCTGATCACCTTCCTCGCCCTCTTCACTCTGCTGCCTACTGCTGCCCACGCCGCCTCTCCGGTGTATGTGGTGTCAGCAGGTGATACGTTGAGCAAAATCGCTCGTGAGCATCAGACCACGGTAGGCCAACTTATGCAAGTGAATCAATTGAATACAGATCGACTGGCCATTGGTCAGACACTTTCGTTGGCAGGGATTGGCAGCCCTTCTGCTGGGGCAGTCGATGCGCCGCCAGATTTGGTTGCACCTCCCAAGCAAGAGGATGCTGGCGAAAAGCCTGAACTATCCGATCACAAAGCCCGCATTACGGGTGATGTAGTGAATGTCCGCAGATCCCCTTCCCTGGAAGGTAAAATTCTCGGCAAGCTTCACTACGGAGACACCGTGGAAATCGTGGAACCAGGTGATGAATGGACGAAAATCAAGTATGAGGATGAGAAACGCGCCTATGTATCTTCTGAATACTTGAGCACCGCTGCGACTTCGGATCTCCCTGATTTCTCTGGAGATGTGGATAAAGCCAGCCTACAGCGCCTGGAGTCGGTCATTTCGCCTTTGCTGAAAACCCCTTATGTACTGGGCGGCACGACAACCAGCGGATTTGATTGCAGCGGCTTTACTTCGTATGTCTTCAATAAGCTGGGTGTCACTCTCCCTCGCACCTCCGAAGAACAATTCCAAAGCGGTAAGAAAATATCTTTGGAGGATGCTCAGCCAGGGGATCTCCTCTTTTACGATGCGCTTGGAAAAGGACGTGTATCCCATGTGGCCATTTATATGGGCAATGGCATGATTGTCCATGCCAACGGAGATGACGTACGCTTCGGAAAAGTCGAGTATATGCACAAGCTCTATCCGTTCTACGGCGTCAAACGCTACCTTGATTTTCAATAG
- a CDS encoding DsbA family oxidoreductase: MMIEVFQDTVCPWCRIGKKHLLDAISQWQGEPIQIQYRTYQLDPHTPKSGLPFWETMAANKGGRAVFEQMSQHAARAGEAAGLAFHFDRVEYWPNTLASHTLIKCAPEAETTKAVEALYKAYFEDGKDIGDTEVLVAIAEELGLDAGEVRKAIETDAKQEEIAEDLARARDLQISGVPFFVIDNKLALSGAHPPENFLKAFQQALETE, from the coding sequence ATGATGATAGAAGTATTTCAGGATACGGTTTGTCCTTGGTGCCGTATCGGCAAAAAGCACCTGCTGGATGCGATCAGCCAATGGCAGGGTGAGCCGATACAGATCCAATACCGTACGTACCAGCTTGACCCCCATACACCGAAGAGCGGGCTGCCCTTCTGGGAGACCATGGCTGCCAATAAAGGGGGCAGAGCTGTTTTTGAGCAAATGTCTCAGCATGCGGCTCGTGCGGGAGAAGCTGCCGGACTCGCGTTTCACTTTGATCGGGTAGAGTATTGGCCAAATACACTGGCCTCCCATACGCTCATCAAGTGTGCTCCGGAAGCGGAAACGACCAAAGCGGTGGAGGCCCTTTACAAGGCGTATTTTGAAGACGGAAAAGACATCGGAGATACAGAGGTGCTGGTTGCGATTGCCGAGGAATTGGGCTTGGATGCTGGAGAGGTACGCAAGGCGATCGAGACAGATGCAAAGCAAGAGGAAATCGCAGAGGATCTTGCACGTGCACGTGATTTGCAAATTTCGGGAGTACCTTTCTTCGTCATAGACAACAAGCTCGCATTGTCAGGCGCACATCCACCCGAAAACTTTCTGAAAGCTTTTCAACAGGCACTCGAAACTGAGTAA
- a CDS encoding VanW family protein — translation MMKKLASLAFSVVASIMLIAAVAPVTPVFANTPTDQANPLSPEEIREKYVDKMDLKSEDVLGFYYTTMKGSSDARVHNIKKAAKRLNGEMLDPHETFSYNQTVGNSNLADEGWRQAGVIVGGQLVDGYGGGICQVSSTLFNAVTDAKMTVTERHSHSKRVGYVPVGMDATVAYGFMDLQFVNPFDFQVKIKAKVYDGDKVVIAIVRA, via the coding sequence ATGATGAAAAAACTAGCTTCTTTGGCCTTTAGTGTCGTAGCATCTATCATGTTGATTGCTGCGGTAGCGCCTGTTACGCCAGTCTTTGCAAACACTCCCACGGACCAGGCCAATCCGCTTTCGCCTGAGGAAATTCGTGAAAAATACGTGGACAAGATGGACTTGAAGTCAGAGGATGTCTTGGGCTTTTATTATACGACGATGAAGGGGAGCTCGGATGCTCGCGTTCATAACATCAAGAAGGCCGCAAAAAGACTCAATGGGGAGATGTTGGATCCCCACGAAACCTTTTCCTATAATCAAACAGTAGGTAACTCCAACCTCGCTGACGAAGGCTGGCGACAAGCCGGAGTGATCGTGGGTGGACAGCTGGTGGACGGTTACGGCGGAGGGATTTGCCAGGTGTCCAGCACTTTGTTTAATGCAGTCACTGATGCAAAAATGACAGTGACGGAGCGTCATTCCCACAGCAAGAGAGTCGGCTACGTCCCGGTCGGTATGGATGCGACTGTTGCTTACGGCTTTATGGACTTGCAGTTTGTGAATCCATTCGATTTTCAAGTGAAAATCAAAGCGAAAGTATACGATGGTGATAAGGTCGTCATCGCAATTGTTCGGGCGTAA
- a CDS encoding fumarylacetoacetate hydrolase family protein produces the protein MDQIRNIYCVGRNYKLHAEELGNDVPTKPMIFSKPTHALIEAAGGEIELPGSRGELHYETELVIHIARPYEPRAALEQIVDKIALGIDFTLRDVQSELKKKGHPWLLAKGFKNSAILTSFHAFPGLEACLKTDFTLLKNGEQAQRGNIGNVIFDLMTLIQYISENFGLEKGDVIYTGTPEGVGPVSDGDVLTFLWGQEKWGEFTARLR, from the coding sequence ATGGACCAGATCCGGAACATTTATTGTGTGGGACGAAATTACAAGCTGCACGCAGAGGAATTGGGCAATGATGTGCCGACAAAGCCCATGATTTTTAGCAAGCCGACGCATGCTTTGATTGAAGCGGCAGGAGGGGAAATCGAGCTTCCAGGAAGTCGGGGAGAGCTGCACTATGAAACCGAGCTGGTCATTCATATTGCCCGTCCTTACGAGCCTAGGGCAGCATTGGAGCAAATCGTGGACAAAATTGCGCTTGGGATCGATTTTACCCTGCGTGACGTGCAAAGTGAGCTGAAAAAGAAAGGCCATCCCTGGCTGCTGGCAAAGGGGTTTAAAAATTCAGCGATATTGACCTCGTTTCACGCTTTTCCAGGACTGGAAGCATGCTTGAAAACTGATTTTACGCTGTTGAAAAACGGCGAGCAGGCTCAGCGAGGGAATATTGGCAATGTCATTTTTGATCTGATGACGTTGATACAGTACATCTCAGAGAATTTCGGGCTGGAAAAAGGGGACGTGATCTACACCGGTACGCCAGAAGGAGTAGGTCCTGTTTCCGACGGCGATGTTCTGACCTTTTTGTGGGGACAAGAAAAATGGGGTGAATTTACGGCTCGACTTCGCTAG
- a CDS encoding C40 family peptidase, with protein sequence MTKRDWVMKSTVAVMLSTSLLMGGHIGQAQAATTTYAQQTKEVSSIAKSLLGKPYKYKATGPSQFGSAELATYTYKQVGVKIGSTISSLYKTGTKVTSLSKVEAGDLVFFSSNGSGSPTFMGIYIGNDQYVYSSQGEGEVVLKKLSDYSKKFLGARRVLEESSDNSSNSPVAPASDLASKVIKIGEKYMGTPYKYGSSKDTTKTFDCSSFTQRVFKEAGITLPRDSRQQSTVGTTVSKKNLQKGDLLFMKASVNSSSDRITHVAIYAGNGKILHTYGSPGVTYSKFDGTNWEKRVVKIKRVI encoded by the coding sequence GTGACGAAACGAGATTGGGTCATGAAGTCAACAGTAGCAGTCATGCTGAGTACGTCCCTGTTAATGGGTGGTCATATTGGACAAGCACAAGCCGCGACCACGACTTATGCGCAACAAACGAAAGAGGTATCCTCTATCGCCAAATCCTTGCTGGGAAAACCGTACAAGTACAAAGCAACTGGTCCGAGCCAATTTGGGTCGGCGGAGCTCGCTACTTATACGTATAAACAGGTTGGCGTGAAAATTGGAAGCACCATCAGCAGTTTATACAAAACCGGAACAAAAGTAACGTCTCTGAGCAAAGTGGAAGCAGGGGACCTTGTATTCTTCTCCTCAAACGGATCCGGAAGCCCTACATTCATGGGAATATACATAGGTAATGACCAATACGTCTATTCTTCTCAAGGTGAAGGCGAGGTCGTACTGAAGAAGCTCTCCGATTATAGCAAGAAGTTCCTGGGTGCTCGACGCGTATTGGAAGAGTCCTCTGACAATTCATCCAATTCTCCCGTAGCACCAGCATCTGATCTTGCGAGCAAAGTGATCAAAATCGGTGAAAAGTATATGGGTACCCCATACAAATACGGATCCAGCAAAGACACCACCAAAACTTTTGACTGCTCTTCGTTCACCCAGCGTGTCTTTAAGGAAGCGGGCATCACTTTGCCGCGAGACTCCCGCCAGCAGTCCACTGTGGGCACAACCGTCTCCAAGAAGAACCTGCAAAAAGGGGATCTGCTCTTCATGAAGGCGTCTGTCAACAGCTCGTCCGATCGCATCACCCACGTAGCCATCTACGCAGGCAATGGTAAAATCCTGCATACGTACGGCAGCCCAGGTGTTACTTACTCCAAGTTTGACGGCACCAACTGGGAAAAACGCGTCGTGAAAATCAAACGTGTCATCTAA
- a CDS encoding acyl-CoA synthetase: protein MELNIPEIYNFAAQVDEWAAKNPEKRAVWELDENGAEQILTYEELRRYSNRIANGLCSIGITQGDKVLVLVPRGTIAYGVYLALLKVGAVIMPGSEMLRFKDIEYRVNHAKAKAVIAFDGILGEVEPTRGQCESLKHYVTIGETKEGWISLAHLLEDQEEEFACAKTRSDELAFLSYTSGTTGGPKGVMHVHGWPIAHMAVAAAQWLDVNEGETVWATAGPGWAKWIWSPFVSTLGMGATAFVYKGRFGAETYLNILQKYPISVLCATPTEYRLMAKVSDLEQYKLQALRSACSAGEPLNREVIDTFRRVFNLTVRDGYGQTESTLLVGTFVGMEPKPGSMGRPSPVVRIAIIDEEGTELPTGKVGDIAIDRNMVALFKGYLDDPERTAKAYRGDWFVTGDQGRMDEDGYIWFEGRSDDIIISGGYTIGPFEVEDALVKHPAVAECAAVASPDPERGSIVKAFVILKKGNTPSDELVAELQEHVKTLTAPYKYPRKIEFVEDLPKTTSGKIRRIELRQAEKVQHPQS, encoded by the coding sequence GTGGAATTGAACATACCAGAGATTTATAATTTTGCTGCACAGGTAGATGAGTGGGCTGCGAAAAACCCTGAGAAGCGAGCCGTCTGGGAGCTGGATGAGAACGGAGCCGAGCAGATCCTGACGTATGAGGAGCTGCGCCGCTACTCCAATCGGATCGCAAATGGACTTTGCTCCATTGGGATCACCCAGGGAGACAAGGTGTTGGTCCTGGTCCCTCGTGGAACGATCGCATATGGTGTATACCTAGCTCTCTTGAAGGTAGGAGCCGTGATCATGCCAGGCTCGGAGATGCTTCGTTTTAAAGATATCGAATACCGCGTCAATCATGCAAAAGCCAAGGCAGTCATCGCTTTTGATGGCATCCTGGGTGAAGTGGAGCCGACGCGTGGACAATGTGAGTCACTCAAGCACTACGTTACCATTGGTGAAACCAAAGAAGGATGGATCAGCCTCGCGCATTTGCTGGAAGATCAAGAAGAGGAATTCGCATGCGCCAAGACGCGCTCCGATGAGCTTGCCTTCTTGTCGTACACTTCTGGCACGACTGGGGGACCAAAAGGCGTCATGCATGTACATGGATGGCCAATCGCTCACATGGCGGTAGCTGCGGCACAATGGCTGGATGTGAATGAAGGGGAAACGGTGTGGGCGACAGCTGGACCCGGCTGGGCGAAGTGGATTTGGAGCCCCTTTGTCTCTACGCTCGGAATGGGAGCGACCGCATTTGTCTACAAAGGGAGATTCGGAGCCGAAACTTATTTGAATATTTTGCAAAAGTATCCGATTTCGGTTTTGTGCGCGACTCCGACCGAATACAGACTGATGGCGAAAGTATCCGATTTGGAGCAATACAAGCTGCAGGCTCTTCGTTCAGCATGTTCAGCAGGCGAACCGCTCAATCGGGAGGTCATCGATACGTTTCGCCGCGTGTTCAATCTGACGGTGAGAGACGGCTACGGTCAGACGGAAAGCACGCTCCTTGTGGGTACTTTCGTGGGCATGGAGCCTAAGCCCGGATCGATGGGCCGGCCATCCCCTGTCGTGCGCATTGCCATCATCGATGAAGAAGGCACGGAGCTGCCGACAGGAAAAGTCGGGGACATCGCTATCGACCGCAACATGGTAGCCCTCTTCAAAGGGTATCTGGACGATCCGGAGCGCACAGCAAAAGCATACCGAGGCGATTGGTTCGTGACAGGAGATCAAGGGCGCATGGATGAAGACGGTTACATCTGGTTTGAAGGTCGCTCGGATGACATCATTATTTCGGGCGGATACACGATCGGCCCATTCGAGGTAGAGGATGCACTGGTGAAGCATCCTGCAGTGGCCGAGTGTGCAGCAGTGGCGAGTCCCGATCCGGAGCGCGGAAGTATCGTGAAAGCATTTGTCATCCTGAAAAAAGGGAACACGCCTTCTGACGAACTGGTAGCAGAGCTGCAGGAGCACGTGAAAACATTGACGGCACCCTACAAATATCCGCGCAAAATCGAGTTCGTGGAGGATCTGCCGAAAACCACTTCCGGCAAAATCCGAAGAATCGAGCTGCGCCAAGCAGAAAAAGTACAGCATCCGCAATCGTAA
- a CDS encoding transglycosylase domain-containing protein, with translation MNHVTASAAHKAEPLIEIKSSDIEKTTKRTWKRQFLAVVVLLLVAILSVPAMAAWAGNLWIDQSKLDHVEQLATGAYVKLDDMPDYVWKSFVSIEDHRFWKHHGVDFFAFGRAVWTDIQAGSYAQGASTISMQLARNLFLTQDKTVLRKAKEIAIAYQLEQRYSKKELLEMYLNVIYFGHGRYGIGAAAPLYFGKTSSNLTLGEAAILASLPKAPETYSPLNHLQKAKQRQAVVLARMVELGVITKTQKLQAQMETAPIAPAS, from the coding sequence ATGAATCACGTTACAGCGTCGGCTGCACATAAAGCCGAACCTCTCATTGAAATCAAGTCTTCCGATATAGAAAAAACTACAAAGCGAACTTGGAAAAGACAATTTCTGGCCGTAGTCGTGCTGCTCTTGGTAGCGATTCTGTCGGTGCCCGCAATGGCTGCCTGGGCCGGGAACCTATGGATTGATCAAAGCAAGCTGGACCATGTCGAGCAGCTGGCGACTGGCGCATACGTCAAGCTCGATGATATGCCGGACTATGTTTGGAAATCCTTTGTTTCCATCGAGGATCACCGATTCTGGAAGCATCACGGAGTTGATTTTTTCGCTTTTGGACGGGCCGTTTGGACAGATATTCAGGCAGGCTCCTACGCGCAAGGGGCGAGCACCATTTCCATGCAGCTTGCGCGTAACCTGTTTTTGACGCAAGACAAGACGGTGCTGCGCAAAGCCAAGGAAATCGCGATCGCTTATCAGCTTGAGCAGCGCTACAGTAAAAAGGAACTGCTGGAAATGTACCTGAATGTCATCTATTTCGGACATGGACGTTACGGAATTGGCGCAGCAGCCCCTTTGTATTTTGGCAAAACCAGCTCAAACCTGACGTTGGGAGAAGCAGCGATCCTCGCTTCCCTTCCGAAAGCACCAGAGACGTACTCGCCGCTGAATCACCTGCAAAAGGCCAAGCAGCGTCAAGCTGTGGTGCTCGCGCGAATGGTCGAGCTGGGCGTCATTACAAAAACGCAAAAGCTGCAGGCACAAATGGAGACAGCCCCCATTGCGCCGGCATCCTGA
- the xerS gene encoding tyrosine recombinase XerS has product MSVTKQRDALQLLQSISAYPWYVEKFIEHKKAKKNSPSTLLGYLRDFSFFFRWMMTEGLTAAADIREIPLSDLNELKKETVESYILYLQESHLYERSAVLTNPTKSSKKEYSDRTISRKISSLKSLFHYLSALAEDEHGESYLTRNVLAKIEVETTELTPLARAHAIRAKILIDDEIYQFVDFVYNGYLSHCHTTKKQQYHLQNRDRDTAIVAMILSGGFRVSEIVSLNLSDIVLEKNQLKMVRKGKKEDAPFFSDWGKEFLGRYLQTREKYRPSTQEDAVFLAVSPANPHGHRIEVRSVQKLVKKYAKAFGIPDLSVHKLRHSFATQFLRLNPDPHQLQAQLGHSKIETTMQYAHVLEDALSKAVNRTT; this is encoded by the coding sequence ATGTCCGTGACCAAGCAGCGCGACGCCTTGCAGCTTTTGCAATCCATCAGTGCCTATCCATGGTACGTAGAAAAGTTCATCGAGCATAAAAAGGCCAAAAAAAATTCGCCGTCTACGCTGCTGGGCTACTTGCGCGATTTCTCCTTTTTCTTTCGCTGGATGATGACCGAGGGGCTGACTGCCGCTGCAGATATTAGAGAAATTCCTTTGTCAGATTTAAACGAATTAAAGAAGGAAACCGTCGAAAGCTACATCCTCTATCTGCAGGAATCTCATCTTTACGAACGATCAGCAGTCTTAACCAATCCGACCAAAAGCTCCAAAAAGGAATACAGCGACCGGACGATCAGCCGAAAAATCTCCAGCCTGAAGTCGTTGTTTCATTATTTATCTGCTCTCGCAGAAGACGAGCACGGCGAATCGTACTTAACCCGAAACGTACTGGCCAAGATCGAAGTGGAAACCACGGAGCTGACTCCCCTAGCCCGTGCTCACGCCATCCGGGCCAAGATCCTCATTGATGATGAGATTTACCAGTTCGTCGATTTCGTCTACAACGGGTACCTTTCCCACTGTCACACGACGAAAAAACAGCAATACCATTTGCAAAACCGGGACCGTGATACTGCCATTGTTGCCATGATCCTGTCAGGCGGCTTTCGGGTGTCGGAGATCGTCAGTTTAAATTTATCAGACATTGTCCTGGAAAAGAACCAGTTGAAGATGGTCCGTAAAGGAAAAAAAGAAGACGCGCCCTTTTTCAGTGACTGGGGAAAGGAATTCCTGGGACGCTATTTGCAAACCCGTGAAAAGTACCGGCCATCCACTCAGGAGGACGCCGTCTTTCTCGCCGTTTCCCCCGCAAATCCCCATGGGCACAGGATTGAAGTGCGCTCCGTGCAAAAGCTGGTCAAAAAATACGCGAAAGCCTTTGGCATTCCCGATCTGTCCGTACATAAGCTGCGCCATAGCTTTGCCACCCAGTTTTTGCGTCTGAATCCTGATCCGCATCAGCTTCAAGCCCAGCTGGGACATTCCAAAATCGAAACGACGATGCAGTATGCCCATGTCTTGGAGGATGCTCTGAGCAAGGCAGTCAATCGTACGACATAA
- a CDS encoding (2Fe-2S) ferredoxin domain-containing protein, with product MATWDMTQTKHHVLLCNGGSCNRNGGEEVTLAIREAITEAGLDDRVHTTRTRCNGRCEDACVMIVYPEGIWYQNVTPEDAPSLVEQHFVKGEPVASLISHRYGQESFIREEKAIPGILKSEKAKK from the coding sequence ATGGCAACTTGGGATATGACCCAGACCAAACATCATGTGCTGCTGTGCAACGGGGGGAGCTGCAATCGCAATGGCGGCGAAGAGGTGACGCTGGCAATCCGCGAAGCCATTACGGAAGCCGGATTGGACGATCGGGTCCATACGACGAGGACGCGGTGTAACGGCCGCTGTGAAGACGCATGCGTGATGATCGTCTATCCAGAAGGAATCTGGTATCAGAATGTGACACCCGAGGATGCTCCGAGCTTGGTGGAGCAGCATTTTGTCAAAGGAGAGCCTGTTGCTTCGCTGATCTCCCACAGGTATGGCCAAGAAAGCTTCATCCGTGAAGAAAAAGCCATTCCCGGGATATTGAAATCCGAAAAAGCCAAGAAGTAA